A genomic region of Pelodiscus sinensis isolate JC-2024 chromosome 1, ASM4963464v1, whole genome shotgun sequence contains the following coding sequences:
- the LOC102453781 gene encoding olfactory receptor 52E4-like: MYIAAILGSITILYIVKTEPSLHEPMYYFLCLLLLTDMFLSTSLVPKTLSIFWFNSTEITFAKICVAVVLRGFMIILPIPIMGSRLPYCSSNIIPHSYCKHFSVVSLACADIRPSSYYSVSMVFLVPSVDGFFIAVSYTQILRAIFRMPTKDARLKAFGTCGTHLCAFSALCIPDLFVSLMQRIGSDVPLPVLSVMINVKLLVPPLLHPIIYGVRTKQIRDRLLWILTQKRA, encoded by the exons ATGTACATTGCAGCTATCTTGGGGAGCATCACCATTCTGTACATCGTGAAGacagagccgagcctccatgagccaatgtactatttcctctgcctTCTGCTTCTCACCGACATGTTCCTATCCACGTCCCTTGtgcccaaaacactgagcatcttctggttcaattctaCAGAGATCACTTTTG CCAAGATCTGCGTGGCCGTGGTGCTGCGTGGCTTCATGATCATACTGCCCATTCCCATCATGGGGAGTCGGTTGCCATACTGCAGTAGCAACATCATCCCCCACTCGTACTGCAAGCACTTTtctgtggtgtccctggcctgtgccGACATCCGCCCCAGTAGTTACTACAGCGTCTCTATGGTATTCCttgtgcccagtgtggatgggTTTTTCATTGCtgtgtcctacacccagatcctcagggccatcttccgaATGCCCACAAAGGACGCTCGGCTCAAGGCTTTTGGGACCTGTGGGACTCATCTCTGCGCCTTCTCAGCCTTGTGCATACCAGATCTCTTTGTTTCCCTCATGCAGAGGATTGGTTCTGATGTGCCCCTGCCTGTGCTCAGTGTCATGATCAATGTGAAACTCCTGGTGCCCCCCCTGCTACACCCgatcatctatggggtgaggacaAAGCAAatccgggacaggctgctgtGGATATTGACTCAGAAAAGGGCCTAA
- the LOC102455213 gene encoding olfactory receptor 52M1-like, whose translation MYIVAILGSITILYIVKRESSLHEPMYYFLCLLLLTDLFLSSTIVPKTLSIFWFNSREITFGACFTQLYLSHCFLVIQSGIFVAMAFDRYVAISKICLAVVLRGFMLILPIPIMGSRWPYCGSNIIPLTYCKHFSVVSLACADIRPSNYYSVCMVFLVPSVDGFFIAVSYIQILRAIFRMPTKDARFKAFGTCGTHLCALSALYIPDLFVSLMQRIGSDVPPPVLSLMINVKLLVPPLLHPIIYGVRTKQIQDRLLWILTQKRA comes from the exons ATGTACATTGTAGCCATCTTGGGGAGCATCACCATTCTGTACATCGTGAAGAGGGAgtcgagcctccatgagcccatgtactatttcctctgcctTCTGCTTCTCACTGACCTGTTCCTGTCCTCGACCATTGtgcccaaaacactgagcatcttctggttcaattctagAGAGATCACTTTTGGTGCTTGCTTCACCCAGCTGTACCTTAGTCACTGCTTTTTAGTCATACAGTCTGGCATCTTTGTGGCCATGGcgtttgatcgctacgtggccatct CCAAGATCTGCCTGGCTGTGGTGCTGCGCGGCTTCATGCTCATACTGCCCATTCCCATTATGGGGAGTCGGTGGCCATACTGCGGAAGCAACATCATCCCCCTCACGTACTGCAAGCACTTTTCTGTGGTGTCACTGGCCTGTGCCGACATCCGCCCCAGTAATTACTACAGCGTCTGTATGGTATTCCttgtgcccagtgtggatgggTTTTTCATTGCTGTGTCCTACATTCAGATCCTCAGGGCTATCTTCCGAATGCCAACAAAGGACGCTCGGTTCAAAGCATTTGGGACCTGTGGGACTCATCTCTGCGCCCTCTCAGCCTTGTACATACCAGATCTCTTTGTCTCCCTCATGCAGAGGATTGGTTCTGATGTGCCCCCACCTGTGCTCAGTCTCATGATCAATGTGAAACTCCTGGTGCCCCCCCTGCTACACCCgatcatctatggggtgaggacaAAGCAAATCCAGGACAGGCTGCTGTGGATATTGACTCAGAAAAGGGCCTAA
- the LOC142831128 gene encoding olfactory receptor 52M1-like produces MADSNTTDFTNPSIFILLGIPGLEAAHGWISIPFCVLYIITILENITILYIVKKEPSLHEPMYYFLCMLAVTDLFLCTSIVPKTLSIFWFNSREIDFGSCFTQLYLIHCFLVIESGIFVAMAFDRYVAICNPLRHSSILTNSIMAKICVAVVLRGFMLILPIPIMGSRWPYCRSNIIPHSYCKHFSVVSLACADFRPSSYYSVSMVILVPSVDGFFIAVSYTQILRAIFRLPTKDARLKAFGTCGSHLCALSALYIPDLFVSLMQRIGSYVPLPVLSLMANVYLLVPPLLHPIIYGVRTKQIRDRVLWLVTRKRA; encoded by the coding sequence ATGGCAGATTCTAACACAaccgacttcaccaacccctccatcttcatcctgctgggcatccctggcctggaggcggCCCAtggctggatctccatccccttctgtgtcTTGTACATTATAACCATCTTGGAGAACATCACCATTCTATACATCGTGAAGAaggagccgagcctccatgagcccatgtactatttcctctgcatgctggctgtcaccgACCTGTTCCTGTGCACGTCCATTGtgcccaaaacactgagcatcttctggttcaattctagAGAGATCGATTTTGGATCTTGTTTCACCCAGCTGTACCTCATTCACTGCTTTTTAGTGAtagagtctgggatcttcgtggccatggcttttgatcgctacgtggccatctgtaatcccctgagacattccagcATCCTGACAAATTCAATTATGGCCAAGATCTGCGTGGCCGTGGTGCTGCGCGGCTTCATGCTCATACTTCCCATTCCCATCATGGGGAGTCGGTGGCCATACTGCAGGAGCAACATCATCCCCCACTCGTACTGCAAGCACTTTtctgtggtgtccctggcctgtgccGACTTCCGCCCCAGTAGTTACTACAGCGTCTCTATGGTAATCCttgtgcccagtgtggatgggTTTTTCATTGCtgtgtcctacacccagatcctcagggccatcttccgacTGCCCACGAAGGACGCTCGGCTCAAGGCATTTGGGACCTGTGGGTCTCATCTCTGCGCCCTCTCAGCCTTGTACATCCCAGATCTCTTTGTCTCCCTCATGCAGAGGATTGGTTCTTATGTGCCACTGCCTGTGCTCAGCCTCATGGCCAATGTAtacctcctggtgcctcccctgctACACCCgatcatctatggggtgaggacaAAGCAAATCCGGGACAGGGTGCTCTGGCTAGTTACTCGTAAAAGGGCCTAG